One Mercenaria mercenaria strain notata unplaced genomic scaffold, MADL_Memer_1 contig_5000, whole genome shotgun sequence genomic region harbors:
- the LOC128554389 gene encoding beta-1,3-galactosyltransferase 1-like, with amino-acid sequence MATLIDWVRKKFHPPPEVGSHFLRAGLTQRGYSKTHYTLIKSRYESTMFSYKNVSDRTKHISTVRLQEEAGKELKFPVKMQPNLVRLINWTNPKYPMNVKFVLENKEICVFVKKLTVLVVVNSATNHYDRKQAIRKTWANDTHYAHLGTARVLFLLGRSVNPSVQIRVEKEFKEYGDILQGDFIDGYLNLTFKGVMCYKWLTERCRNAKMILKSDDDLLVNMFVYFRKLDELLPSTNVYCEFQRSVIFRNKRNKWYVSKNHFRGETFYDRYCTGKFVSMKNDIIPSLYISATKTPFFPYDHVLLFGYVMGNVQGLGYETIGKKNFDFNNNMAMKCLKDHKNKCSKFIMSACAEEMEVTWFTILKYFR; translated from the exons ATGGCGACTTTGATAGATTGGGTCCGAAAAAAATTTCATCCACCTCCTGAAGTTGGCAGTCACTTCCTGAGAGCAG GTCTCACTCAGCGAGGTTATAGCAAGACACACTATACGCTTATTAAATCAAGATATGAAAGCACAATGTTTAGTTATAAAAATGTATCGGATAGGACTAAACATATTTCAACTGTTCGTCTACAGGAAGAAGCTGGAAAAGAACTGAAGTTTCCTGTCAAAATGCAACCGAATTTGGTTCGGCTTATAAACTGGACAAATCCTAAATATCCTATGAACGTAAAGTTTGTATTAGAGAATAAAGAAATCTGTGTGTTTGTGAAAAAATTAACTGTGCTTGTAGTGGTGAATTCTGCAACAAACCACTATGATCGAAAGCAAGCTATTAGGAAAACTTGGGCTAATGATACTCACTATGCTCATTTGGGTACCGCCAGAGTTTTATTCCTTCTTGGTAGAAGTGTTAACCCATCTGTCCAGATACGTGTAGAAAAAGAGTTCAAAGAATATGGAGATATTTTACAGGGTGATTTTATTGATGGCTATTTAAATTTGACATTCAAGGGCGTTATGTGTTATAAATGGCTTACAGAACGTTGTCGAAATGctaaaatgatattgaaaagtGACGATGACTTGTTAGTGAATATGTTCGTTTATTTTCGGAAACTAGATGAGCTGTTGCCGTCAACGAACGTTTACTGTGAGTTTCAACGAAgtgtaatatttagaaataaacGAAACAAGTGGTATGTCAGTAAAAACCATTTCAGGGGTGAGACATTTTATGATCGATATTGCACAGGGAAATTTGTTAGTATGAAAAATGACATAATTCCGTCATTATATATATCAGCAACTAAAACTCCATTTTTCCCTTACGATCATGTGTTATTGTTTGGCTATGTTATGGGAAATGTACAGGGACTCGGGTATGAAAcgataggaaaaaaaaactttgactttAATAACAATATGGCCATGAAATGTTTGAAAGACCACAAGAACAAATGTAGCAAGTTTATTATGAGTGCCTGTGCAGAAGAGATGGAAGTCACGTGGTTTACGATTCTGAAATACTTTCGTTGA